The DNA segment GTCGCCGACCTGTCCGCGTACCGGGACGGGGTGTACTGGAAGTGGATGGCCAACTCGGCCCTGTACGCCGGGGTGGGCGCGCTGCTGTCCACGGCCGTCTCCGCCGTGTCCGGGTACGCGCTGGCCGTGTACCGGTTCCGGGGCCGGGAGACCGTCTTCAACATCCTGCTCGCCGGGGTGCTGATGCCGCCGGTGATCCTGGCGGTGCCGCAGTACCTGCTGATGGCCGAGGCGGACCTCACCGACTCCTATCTGTCGGTGATGCTGCCGGTGATCCTCTCCCCGTACGGGGTCTACCTCGCCCGGATCTACGCGGCGGCGGCCGTGCCGGGTGACGTGATCGAGGCGGGGCGCATGGACGGCGGCGGCGAGCTGCGGATCTTCCGCACGATCGCCCTGCCGATGATGCTGCCGGGCCTGGTGACCGTCTTCCTCTTCCAGTTCGTGGCGATCTGGAACAACTTCCTGCTGCCGTACATCATGCTCGGCGACGACGAGAAGTTCCCGGTCACGCTCGGCCTGTTCACGCTGCTCCAGCAGGGGGCCACCACCCCGGCGCTCTATACGCTGGTGATCACCGGGGCGCTGCTGGCGATCGTCCCGCTGATCGCCCTGTTCCTGGTCATCCAGCGGTTCTGGAGCCTCGACCTGCTCTCCGGGGCCGTAAAGTCCTGACGGGCCCCGTCAGGACGTCACTTGATGAAAGATCACGCACCATGAGCCGCACAGAACAGACCGGATCGGGACGCCGACGGCCGCCGACCATCCATGACGTGGCGCGGGAGGCCGGGGTGTCGCGCGGCACGGTCTCGCGGGTCCTCAACGGTGGCCACAACGTCAGCCCGGCCGCGCTGGACGCGGTCAACTCCGCGATCCGCAGAACGGGCTACACCGTGAACCGGCACGCCCGCTCACTGATCACCGGCCGCTCGGACTCGGTGGCGTTCCTGCTCACCGAGCCGCAGGAGCGGTTCTTCGAGGACCCGAACTTCAATGTGCTGCTGCGCGGCTGCACCAGCGCGCTCGCCGCGCACGACATTCCGCTGCTGCTGATGATCGCGGGCACGGAGGCGGAGCGGCGCCGCAACATGCGCTACATCGCCGGCCATGTGGACGGGGTGCTGCTGGTCTCCAGCCACTCCGGCGACCCGGTCGCCGCCCAGCTGCACGAGGCCGGCGTCCCCCTGGTCGCCTGCGGGAAGCCGCTCGGGCAGGGCTCCAAGGTCAGCTATGTGGCCGCCGCCGACCGGGACGGCGCCCGCGAGATGGTGCGGTTCCTGTACGAGTCGGGGCGCCGCCGCATCGGTACGGTCAGCGGCCCGCTGGACACGCCGGGCGGCGTGGAGCGGCTGGCCGGCTACCGCGAGATGCTGGCCGACTGCGGGCTGCCCGCCGACGACGCGCTGATCGTGCCGGGCGACTACAGCCGGGCCGGCGGCGAGGCGGCGGCCGCGCTGCTGCTGGAGCGGGCGCCCGACCTGGACGCGGTGTTCGTCGCCTCGGACCTGATGGCGCAGGGGGTGCTCGCCGCGCTGGAGAAGGCCGGGCGCAACGTGCCGGACGATGTCGCGGTGGGCGGCTTCGACGACTCCCCCGCGGCGCTCGCCTCGCGGCCGGCGCTGACGACGATACGGCAGCCGTGGGACCGGATCAGCTCGGAGATGGTCCGGGTGCTGCTGGCGCAGATCGGCGGGGAGGACCCGGCCGCGGTGATACTGCCGACCGAGCTGGTCCGCCGCGACTCCGCCTGACGCGGCGGCAGGCGGCGGTACGCGGCGGCACCCGGCGGTACGCGGCCGGGCCTCCGGTCCCGCGCGGGGTCAGCCGGCGAGTGCGTCCAGGGCGCGGTCCACGTCGTCGTCGGTGTTGTAGAGGTGGAAGGACACGCGCAGATTGCCGGCCCGTCCGGCGACCATCACCCCGGCCCGCTGGAGTCCGGGCGCCCGGTCCCCGAGTCCGGGTACGGCGACGACGACGGTGTCGGCCGGCACGGCGGGGTGGCCCAGCTCCGCGACCCCGGTGCGGAAGCGGTCGGCGAGCTTGATCGCGTGGTCGTGCAGCGCCTCGACGCCGATCCCGGTGAGCAGGGCGAGGGACTGGGCCGCGCCGTGGTACGAGAGGTAGGCGGGCGACTCGTCGAAGCGTCGGGCGTCGTCGGCGAGCCGGGCGACCGGTCCGTAGGTGCTGCCCGGCTTCGCGGCGGCGGCCCAGCTCGCGTGCACCGGGACCAGGCTGTCCTGCGCCTGCGGGGCGACGGTGAGGAACGAGGCGCCGCGCGGGCACAGCAGGTACTTGAAGCCGGCGGTGACCGTGTAGTCCCAGGCCCCGGCGTCCAGCGGCAGCCAGCCGGCGGACTGGGTGGCGTCCAGCAGGGTCCGGGCGCCGTGGGCCGAGGCGGCGGCGCGGACCGCGTCCAGGTCGGCGCGCCGGCCGTCCGCCGACTGCACGGACGAGAACGCGACGAGCGCGGTGGTGGGGCGTACGGCGTCGGCCAGCTCCGCCAGCGGCACGTACCGCAGGGCGAGGTCGCCGCGGGCCGCGAACGGGGTGACGACCGAGGTGAACTCGCCCTCGGGCGCGAGCACTTCGGCGCCGGGCGGCAGTGAGGCCGCGACCAGACCGACGTGGGCGGAGACCGAGCTGCCCACGGCGACCCGGTCGGCCGGGACGCCCGCGATCCGCGCGAAGCCCTCCCGAGCCCCTTCCACCGCCTCCGCGTCGCCGGAGCCGTCCCGGCTGCCGCCGGCGTTCTCGTCGACGAGGGCCTTCACGGCGGTGACGGCGCGGCGGGGCAGCAGCCCGCAGGTGGAGGTGTTGAGGTAGGTGGTCTCGGGGGCGAACTCGGCGGCCACGGCACGGCTGAGCGAAGAGGTCGTCATACGCTCAGCCTGCGCCCTCCCCGACCTGGGGTCAATTGACAAGAATTCACGGAAAACCCCAAGCAACGCTTATGCGTGGGCGCCACCGCACCCCCGCGCAGCGCCCCCGGCCGCGCCGTCTCCGGGGCGGGTCAGGCGTTCCCGGCCGCGCTCGGGACCTCGCAGGCACCGTCGGCGTCGCAGGCCGCCGCGTCGCCGGCGGCGGTCACCGGGCGGTCCTTCCACGCCTGCTCCAGGGCCTGGGTGAAGACCTCGGCGGGCTGGCCGCCGGAGATGCCGTAGCGCCGGTCGAACACGAAGAACGGCACGGCGTTGGCGCCGAGCGCGGACGCCTCCTCCTCATCGGCGCGCACCTCGGCGGCGTACGCGTCGGGGTCCGCGAGCACGGCACGCGCCTCGTCGGCGTCGAGCCCCGCCTCCACGGCCAGCTCCAGCAGCACGGTGTCGTCGAAGACGGACCGCTCCTCGGCGAAGTTGGCCCGGTAGGCGAGGGTCAGCAGCTCGTCCTGGCGGCCCCGTGCCTTGGCCAGGTGGAGCAGCCGGTGGATGTCGAAGGTGTTGCCGTGGTCGCGGCCCTCGGTGCGGTAGCCGAGCCCCTCGGCCTGCGCGTTGGCCGCGACGTTGGCCTCCATCGCGCGGGCCTCGTCGGGGGTGCGCCCGTACTTGCGCGCGAGCATGCCGATGACCTGCTCGGTGTCGCCCTTGGCGCGGGTGGGGTCGAGTTCGAAGGACCGGTGCACCACCTCGACGTCGTCGCGGTGGGCGAAGTCCGCCAGCCCCTTCTCGAAGCGTGCCTTGCCGATGTAGCACCAGGGGCAGGCGATGTCGCTCCAGATCTCGACGCGCATGACTCTTCTTCTCTCCGTACTCTTCGGTGACTGCCGGCCGCTGTCCGGTGACGGCCGGCGCGGCGCGGAGCAGAGCCGCGCTCCACTCCCCCGCCCAACGCCCGACGCGCCCGCGCCATTCCCGGACGTCAGCCGCCGTCGCGCAGGTCGGCCGTGCCGCGGGGCCGGAAGGCGATCCGGTCGAAGGTCACCTCGCAGCCCTCGCCCGTGGGTGACTGGGCGAGGAAGCCGATGGCGGCGGTGGCCGCCCGCTCCGCGGTGCCGAGGGTGAAGACGCGGACGAAGGTCCACCGCTCGCCGTCGGCCGAGGCGTGGAAGGCGAAGGCGCTGCCCGTACGGCTCAGGCGCAGCCAGTGGGTGTCGCCGTCCACGACGGAGGAGTTGACGTCGTCCGAGTGGCCGCGGGTGACCACCGTGCAGATGGTCGGGCGGTCCGGGGACAGTTCCAGGCAGAGCTTGGCCCATTCCCGCTCGCCGGTGTGGAGGTAGAGCACCCCGGCGTCGAAGGCGGCGGCGAAGCCGACGCGCACCCGTGCGATCAGCTGGAAGTCGCCGGGCGGGGCGGTGCCGAGGAGCCGGGGCGCGTCGCTCGCCGGGTCCAGGCTGTCGCCGCCCGGCGGGACGAACCGGTCCTGGCGGGCGCCGGCCCGGCCGGTGAGCGCGCCGTTCTCGTACGTCCAGCCGCCCTCGGGGCCGTACGGCCGGAGCGGGAAGGGGAGTTCGGGGAGGTTCATGCCGGGCGTCCGTCCACGCGGCGGGGCAGGCCCAGCGGGTTGTCCTCGCGCAGCTCCGGCGGGAGGAGGGCGTCGGGGGTGGTCTGGTAGCTGACCGGGCGCAGCCAGCGCTCGATGGCGGTGGCGCCGACCGAGGTGGAGGTGGAGGTGGTGGCCGGGTAGGGGCCGCCGTGGTGCTGGGCGGGGGCGACGGCGACGCCGGTGGGCCAGCCGTTGACGAGGACGCGTCCGGCGAGCGGGGTGAGGGCGGCCAGGAGGCCGGCGGCGGCGCCGCGGGACTCGTCGTCGGCGATGTGGAGGGTGGCGGTGAGGTTGCCGGGGAGCCGGGACAGGACGGCGGTGATCTCGTCGTCGCAGGCGTAGCGGGCGATGACGGTGACCGGGCCGAAGCACTCCTCCAGGAGCGCGTCGTGCGGGCCCTCGGTGGTGAGGAGGCGGGCCGGGACGGTCAGGAATCCGGCGGCCACGGTGTGCGCGTCGCCCGCGCCGGGGGCGACGGGGGCGGCCACGTCCGGCAGGGCGGTCCGCGCGGTGACCCCGGCGAGGAAGGCGTCGCGCATCCGGTGGTCGAGCAGGACCCCGGCGCCGGTGCCGGCGACCGCGTCGGTGAGGGACTTCAGCAGGCGGTCGCCGCCCTCCCCCTCGGGCACCAGGACGAATCCGGGCTTGGTGCAGAACTGGCCCACGCCCATGGTCATCGAGGCGGCCAGGCCCGCGCCGATCTCCTCGCCGCGTTCGGCGGCGGCGGCGCCGGTGACGACGACGGGGTTGAGGGAGCCGAGTTCGCCGTGGAAGGGGATCGGGACGGGCCGGGCGGCGGCCGCGTCGAACAGGGCGCGTCCGCCGCGTACCGAGCCGGTGAACCCGGCGGCGGCGACCAGCGGGTGCCGGACGAGGGCGACCCCGGCGTCGAAGCCGTGCACGAGGGTGACGACGTCCTCGGGCAGTCCGCTCTCCGCCGCGGCCTCGCGCAGGAGGGCGGCGCACAGCTCGGAGGTGGCCGGGTGGTCGGGGTGCGCCTTGACGACGACGGGGCAGCCGGCCGCGAGGGCGCTGGCGGTGTCGCCGCCGGGCACGGAGAAGGCGAGCGGGAAGTTGCTGGCGGCGTAAACGGCGACGACGCCGAGCGGGATCTTGTAGCGGCGCAGGTCGGGCCACGGCGGGGTGCGGGTGGCGTCCGCGTGGTCGATGTGGATGTCGAGGTAGGCGCCCTCCTCGACGACCTCCGCGAAGGCGCGCAACTGGGCGGCGGTGCGGGCGAGTTCGCCGTTCAGCCGGGCCGGCCCGAGGGCCGTCTCGGCGTCGGCGGCCGTCACGACGCGGTCGGCTGCCGCGGTCAGGTGCTCGGCGGCGGTGCGCAGGAACGCGGCGCGCGTGGCACGGTCGGCGAGGGAGTCGCGTACCGCGTGGGCGGCGCGGACCGCGCGGTCGACGTCCGCGGCTGTGGCCTCCGCCGCAACCTGCTCGCGCGGGTTCCCGCTGCGGGGGTCGACGCTCCAGACTGGTGCTGCTGCCACCGTGTTTCCTTCCGCTCCACTGCCGCACATCAGAAGTCGTCCGGTATAAGCTGTTCGGTATTCTGAACAGCGTTCCTGAACGTGAATGTGAAGCGACTCTATTTCCGGGCGTTCGGTGTTGGCAAGAAGTCGCAGGGTTTCGTCGGCGGGCTGAAAGGGGCACAGGGCGATGTCGGTTCCCGAGTCGGGTGGGGCACAGGTCAAGTCCGCGGTACGGACGGTGGAACTGCTGGAGTACTTCGCCGGGCGGCCGGGCATGCACTCGCTCGCCGCGGTCCAGGAGGCCGTGGGCTACCCGAAGTCCAGCCTCTACATGCTGCTGCGCACCCTGGTCGAGCTGGGCTGGGTGGAGACGGACGCCACGGGCACGCGGTACGGGATCGGCGTACGGGCCCTGCTGGTCGGCACCTCCTACATCGACGGCGACGAGGTGGTCGCCGCGGCCCGCCCCACCCTCGACCGGCTCTCCGACGACACCACGGAGACCATCCACCTCGCCCGGCTCGACGGAACGAACGTGGTCTACCTGGCGACCCGTCAGTCCCAGCACTATCTGCGCCCCTTCACCCGCGTCGGCCGCCGGCTGCCCGCGCACTCCACCTCGCTCGGCAAGGCGCTGCTGGCGACCTACAGCGACGAGCAGGTCCGCAAGATGCTCCCCGAGACGCTGCCCGCGCTGACCGAGCACACCCTGACCGACCGCGAGAAGCTCATCGAGGAGCTGCACCGAATCCGCGAGCAGGGGTACGCGGTGGACCGCGAGGAGAACACGCTGGGGCTGCGCTGCTTCGGCGTCGCCGTCCCGTACCGCACCCCGGCCCGCGACGCCATCAGCTGCTCCGTCCCGGTCGCCCGGCTCACGCCCGCGCACGAACAGCTCGTCAAGGACGCCCTGTTCGACGCGCGCGACCGGCTGACGCTGGCCACCCGCAGGCTCTGACCGGGTACGACCGGCCGGTCCGTCTCCGCCGCGCGGCGGAGACGGATCATCGCCCGGCAGGACGTGCCGGAGCGCGCCGCCCGGCAGCGTGGGGGCCATGACGCAGACCTCCGCCGCACCGCCCGCGCCCGTACCCTCCACCCGCTCCCCGCGCGCCCTGCTGCGCGCCGTCGCCATCGCCTCCTGCCTGCCGTACATGGCGCTCAAGGCGGCCTGGGTGGCGGGCAGCCGGATCGGCGTCCCGGACGGCAGCGTGCTGCTCGACCACCCCACCACCATGGCCGTCGCCAACGCCGGAACGCTGCTGATGGACGGCGCGGTCGTGGTCCTCGCCCTGCTGCTCACCCGGCCCTGGGGGACGCGGGTGCCCGCCTGGCTGCTCGCGCTGCCGATGTGGACGGCGACCGGGCTACTGCTGCCGATCATGGCCGGCTACCCGCTGCAACTGCTGGTCGGAGCCCTGGGCGGCGAGACCACCGGCGGGGGCGGGGCGAGCCGGCCCTTCCTGGACGAGTGGGTCTTCGGCGTCGTCTACACCGGCTTCATCGTCCAGGGCCTGGCCCTGGGCACCCTCTTCGCGCTGTACACCCGCGACCGCTGGGGCCACCTCTGGCAGGGCACCCTGCGCGACCTGCCGGACAGCCCCACCGCCCCCGCGCTGCGGGCCGGGGCGGTCGCCGCCTCACTGCTCGCGCTGGTGCCCGGCCTCCTCCACGTGCTGTGGGCGTGCGGGGTGACGGCGGGGCTGAGCCAGGACCGGATCGCGGAGCGCACCAGCGGTTTCCACGTCCTCGAAGCGGTCTACGCGCTGTTCGTGGCGGTCGGGGTCGCCGGGGTGCTGCTCCTCGCCTTCCGCCGGTCCGCGCTGCCGCTGTGGGTGCCGCTCGCGCTGGGCTGGGGCGGCTCGGGGGCGACGGCCTGCTGGGGCGGCTGGATGAGCGTCGGCGCGCTGGCCGGCAACGACGACCTCGGCCAACAGCCCACCACCGCCATGGTGTTGATCTACGTTGTCCAGATGCTCGTCGGCACACTGATGGTGACCGCGGGCGCGTACTTCCTGACGGAGCGCGCGGCCGGGACACGGGGCGCCCCCGCATGAGGGCGCTCATCGGCCGGCGCGCCCGTCTGCGCTGGCTGCACCTGATCATCGGCGGCGCGCTGCTGATGCCGTACTTCCTGGTCGGCACGGTCGTCGTCGGCCTGTACGCACCCGAGACCAACACCTTCGCCTCGCTCCCCGCGACCTTCTCCGCCTTCGGCTACGCCCTGCCGATGGCCGCCGTCACCGCGCTGCTGCCCACCGCCCGGCCGCTGTCGGTGGCCGCCGCGCGCGCCCTGTGCGACCCGGCCCCGGACCGGCCGCTGGCGGACGGGCCCGGCCGCTCCCGGCAGGCCCGGGTGCGTACGGCGGCCTGGTTCACCCTGCACGTCGGGCTCGGCGGCGTCATCAGCGGCATGACGCTGGCGCTCGTCCCCTTCGCCCTGTGCGTCATGGCGCTGCCGCTGTTCCCGGCCCTGCGCGCGTCCGACGACTGGAACTTCGACGCCGTCCGGGACCAGCCCTGGCTGCTGGCCCTCGCTCCCCCGGCCGGGGCGGCCATGCTCGTCGCGCTGGCCTGCTGTGCGGCGGCGGCCGGGGCGCTGCTGGCCGGCCGGGCCCCGGTGCTGCTCGGGCCCACTCCGGACGACCGGCTGGCCGCCGCCGAACGCCGGGCCGCCGAGCTGGCCGTGCGCAACCGCCTCGCCCGCGAGCTGCACGACTCGGTCGGCCACGCGCTGAGCGCCGTCACGCTGCAGGCGGGCGCCGCCCGCCGGGTGCTGGACAGCGACCCCGAGTTCGCCCGGCAGGCGCTCACCGCGATCGAGGAGACCACCCGCCGCACCGTGGGCGAACTCGACGCCGTCCTCGGCCTGTTGCGGCAGGGCGCGGACGGCCCGGACGCCCTCGCGGGCCCTGGCCTGGACGCGCTCGGCGACCTGCTGGCCCGGTGCGGGGTGCCCGTAGGGTACGAGACGGACGGCGACCCCGGCACGGTGCCGGGGCCGGTGTCCGCCGAGGCGTACCGGATCGTGCAGGAAGGGCTCAGCAACGCCCTGCGGCACGGCGCCGCAGGCGCGCCGGCCCGGCTGCGGATCGCCATCGGCCCCCGCGAGCTGACGATCGTCCTGGACAGCACGCTGCCCCCGTACGCCCCCGCCACGCGCCCCGGCGGCGGACGCGGCCTGACCGGTGTCACCGAGCGCGCCCTGCTGCTCGGCGGCACCACCGCGGCCGGTCCGCGCGACGACGGCGTGTGGCGGCTGTCCGCCCGGCTGCCCCTGCCCCACCCCGCGAAGGAGCGACGATGAGCACCCCGGTCCGCATAGTCCTGGCCGACGACGAACGGATGGTGCGCACCGCGCTGCGGGCCATCCTGGACGCGGAGGACGGCCTGGAGGTCGTCGGCGAGGCGGCGACCGGCGCCGAGGCGGTGTCCGTGGTGCGGGCGCTGCGGCCCGACGTGGTGCTGATGGATGTGCGGATGCCCGAGACGGACGGCATCCGGGCCACCGAGCAGATCCTGGCCGGTCTCGACCCGGCGCCGCGCATCGTGGTCGTCACCACCTTCGAGCACGACGCCTATGTGTACGAGGCGCTGCGGGCCGGGGCCGCGGGCTTCCTGCTGAAGCGGGTGGCGGCGGAGGAGCTGGTGCAGGCGGTACGGCTGGTGGCCTGCGGCGACTCGCTGCTCTTCCCGTCCGCCGTACGGCAGCTCGCCGCCTCCTACGGCCCGGCGCGGCCGACCCCCGCCCCGCCGTGGGCCGCCCGGCTCACCGAGCGGGAGGCGCAGGTGCTGCGGCTGATGGCGGCCGGGCTGACCAACGCGGAGATCGCCGACCGGCTCGCGGTGGGTTCGGCGACGGCCAAGTCGCATGTGGCGGCGGTCCTCGCGAAGACCGGCGCCCGCGACCGCACCCAGGCGGTCATCGCGGCGTACGAGTCGGGGTTCATCACCCCCGGCTGAGCGTGCGGCCGTCCCCGTCGCGCACCCCCCGTGTCGAAGCGCTTGCGGAACGCGGTACGCTCACGCCCCGCCCCGCCCGCGAGGGACGTGGGGGCGGGGACGTACCCGGACGGTCCGGGCGGGCGAGCGCGAGGGACGAGGTAGCTGTGGGCACAGCCGTCGACGATGCCGCCGCCGAGTTCCACGCGTTCTTCGAGGCCCATTACGCCGAGCTGGCCCGCCTCGCCCATCTGCTGACCGGCGAGGCCGACGCGGCCGACGATCTGGCGGCGGACGCGCTGCTCGCGCTCTGGCACCGCTGGGACCGGGTCCGCGAGGCCGGGCATCCGGTGGCGTACGCGCGGGGTGTGGTGGCGAACCTGGCCAGGACCCGTATCCGCAGCGCGGTCCGCGAGCGGCGCCGGATCGCGCTGTTCTGGGGGCCGCGCGGCGGCGCGGACGACGGGGCGGCCGAGGGGCCGGACGTGCCGGCGGTGATGGATGTGCGGGAGGCGCTGCGGCGGCTGCCGTTCCGCAAGCGCGCCTGTGTGGTGCTGCGGCACGCCTTCGACCTGTCGGAGCGGGACACCTCGCTGGCGCTGGGGATCTCGGTGGGTACGGTCAAGAGCCAGACCTCG comes from the Streptomyces sp. NBC_00525 genome and includes:
- a CDS encoding carbohydrate ABC transporter permease; translated protein: MTTLSAGRTAGPRRRFALVPTAALLLGAVYCLLPVAWIVVASTKSGGELFSTFTFLPGTGLADNVADLSAYRDGVYWKWMANSALYAGVGALLSTAVSAVSGYALAVYRFRGRETVFNILLAGVLMPPVILAVPQYLLMAEADLTDSYLSVMLPVILSPYGVYLARIYAAAAVPGDVIEAGRMDGGGELRIFRTIALPMMLPGLVTVFLFQFVAIWNNFLLPYIMLGDDEKFPVTLGLFTLLQQGATTPALYTLVITGALLAIVPLIALFLVIQRFWSLDLLSGAVKS
- a CDS encoding LacI family DNA-binding transcriptional regulator — its product is MSRTEQTGSGRRRPPTIHDVAREAGVSRGTVSRVLNGGHNVSPAALDAVNSAIRRTGYTVNRHARSLITGRSDSVAFLLTEPQERFFEDPNFNVLLRGCTSALAAHDIPLLLMIAGTEAERRRNMRYIAGHVDGVLLVSSHSGDPVAAQLHEAGVPLVACGKPLGQGSKVSYVAAADRDGAREMVRFLYESGRRRIGTVSGPLDTPGGVERLAGYREMLADCGLPADDALIVPGDYSRAGGEAAAALLLERAPDLDAVFVASDLMAQGVLAALEKAGRNVPDDVAVGGFDDSPAALASRPALTTIRQPWDRISSEMVRVLLAQIGGEDPAAVILPTELVRRDSA
- a CDS encoding aminotransferase class V-fold PLP-dependent enzyme, with product MTTSSLSRAVAAEFAPETTYLNTSTCGLLPRRAVTAVKALVDENAGGSRDGSGDAEAVEGAREGFARIAGVPADRVAVGSSVSAHVGLVAASLPPGAEVLAPEGEFTSVVTPFAARGDLALRYVPLAELADAVRPTTALVAFSSVQSADGRRADLDAVRAAASAHGARTLLDATQSAGWLPLDAGAWDYTVTAGFKYLLCPRGASFLTVAPQAQDSLVPVHASWAAAAKPGSTYGPVARLADDARRFDESPAYLSYHGAAQSLALLTGIGVEALHDHAIKLADRFRTGVAELGHPAVPADTVVVAVPGLGDRAPGLQRAGVMVAGRAGNLRVSFHLYNTDDDVDRALDALAG
- a CDS encoding DsbA family oxidoreductase, translating into MRVEIWSDIACPWCYIGKARFEKGLADFAHRDDVEVVHRSFELDPTRAKGDTEQVIGMLARKYGRTPDEARAMEANVAANAQAEGLGYRTEGRDHGNTFDIHRLLHLAKARGRQDELLTLAYRANFAEERSVFDDTVLLELAVEAGLDADEARAVLADPDAYAAEVRADEEEASALGANAVPFFVFDRRYGISGGQPAEVFTQALEQAWKDRPVTAAGDAAACDADGACEVPSAAGNA
- a CDS encoding DUF1349 domain-containing protein; translation: MNLPELPFPLRPYGPEGGWTYENGALTGRAGARQDRFVPPGGDSLDPASDAPRLLGTAPPGDFQLIARVRVGFAAAFDAGVLYLHTGEREWAKLCLELSPDRPTICTVVTRGHSDDVNSSVVDGDTHWLRLSRTGSAFAFHASADGERWTFVRVFTLGTAERAATAAIGFLAQSPTGEGCEVTFDRIAFRPRGTADLRDGG
- a CDS encoding aldehyde dehydrogenase (NADP(+)) encodes the protein MAAAPVWSVDPRSGNPREQVAAEATAADVDRAVRAAHAVRDSLADRATRAAFLRTAAEHLTAAADRVVTAADAETALGPARLNGELARTAAQLRAFAEVVEEGAYLDIHIDHADATRTPPWPDLRRYKIPLGVVAVYAASNFPLAFSVPGGDTASALAAGCPVVVKAHPDHPATSELCAALLREAAAESGLPEDVVTLVHGFDAGVALVRHPLVAAAGFTGSVRGGRALFDAAAARPVPIPFHGELGSLNPVVVTGAAAAERGEEIGAGLAASMTMGVGQFCTKPGFVLVPEGEGGDRLLKSLTDAVAGTGAGVLLDHRMRDAFLAGVTARTALPDVAAPVAPGAGDAHTVAAGFLTVPARLLTTEGPHDALLEECFGPVTVIARYACDDEITAVLSRLPGNLTATLHIADDESRGAAAGLLAALTPLAGRVLVNGWPTGVAVAPAQHHGGPYPATTSTSTSVGATAIERWLRPVSYQTTPDALLPPELREDNPLGLPRRVDGRPA
- a CDS encoding IclR family transcriptional regulator, with product MSVPESGGAQVKSAVRTVELLEYFAGRPGMHSLAAVQEAVGYPKSSLYMLLRTLVELGWVETDATGTRYGIGVRALLVGTSYIDGDEVVAAARPTLDRLSDDTTETIHLARLDGTNVVYLATRQSQHYLRPFTRVGRRLPAHSTSLGKALLATYSDEQVRKMLPETLPALTEHTLTDREKLIEELHRIREQGYAVDREENTLGLRCFGVAVPYRTPARDAISCSVPVARLTPAHEQLVKDALFDARDRLTLATRRL
- a CDS encoding sensor histidine kinase yields the protein MRALIGRRARLRWLHLIIGGALLMPYFLVGTVVVGLYAPETNTFASLPATFSAFGYALPMAAVTALLPTARPLSVAAARALCDPAPDRPLADGPGRSRQARVRTAAWFTLHVGLGGVISGMTLALVPFALCVMALPLFPALRASDDWNFDAVRDQPWLLALAPPAGAAMLVALACCAAAAGALLAGRAPVLLGPTPDDRLAAAERRAAELAVRNRLARELHDSVGHALSAVTLQAGAARRVLDSDPEFARQALTAIEETTRRTVGELDAVLGLLRQGADGPDALAGPGLDALGDLLARCGVPVGYETDGDPGTVPGPVSAEAYRIVQEGLSNALRHGAAGAPARLRIAIGPRELTIVLDSTLPPYAPATRPGGGRGLTGVTERALLLGGTTAAGPRDDGVWRLSARLPLPHPAKERR
- a CDS encoding response regulator transcription factor yields the protein MSTPVRIVLADDERMVRTALRAILDAEDGLEVVGEAATGAEAVSVVRALRPDVVLMDVRMPETDGIRATEQILAGLDPAPRIVVVTTFEHDAYVYEALRAGAAGFLLKRVAAEELVQAVRLVACGDSLLFPSAVRQLAASYGPARPTPAPPWAARLTEREAQVLRLMAAGLTNAEIADRLAVGSATAKSHVAAVLAKTGARDRTQAVIAAYESGFITPG
- a CDS encoding SigE family RNA polymerase sigma factor, whose product is MGTAVDDAAAEFHAFFEAHYAELARLAHLLTGEADAADDLAADALLALWHRWDRVREAGHPVAYARGVVANLARTRIRSAVRERRRIALFWGPRGGADDGAAEGPDVPAVMDVREALRRLPFRKRACVVLRHAFDLSERDTSLALGISVGTVKSQTSRAVAELQRLLGPETPAAQVRVAVAAQRSGGER